In Melitaea cinxia chromosome 4, ilMelCinx1.1, whole genome shotgun sequence, a single genomic region encodes these proteins:
- the LOC123670296 gene encoding tenascin-like isoform X2: MFHLEGIIFIAIVCAVNASVIVNIYNDDLQSTTTQNLKACNLHECEQLCHRIGFPGGACVNNRCKCDIIERKDLQPTAQNLNACDFRECDQRCRLIGFPGGACVNNRCKCDIIKSNELEKDDQDQSVRGCNDEECDQICQKLGLPGGLCIGDSCTCRSSLQNKGSEESDFVQNMRQCNNQACDQLCRRMGFNGGECVGDHCSCDKFLHSKVHSKLENNDFDRSVRQCNNQACDQLCRRMGFTSGVCVDDWCSCKNFLQSKGYSKLEENDLDQSLRQCNDQECDQLCRGLGFAGGVCFGDSCSCNGLLRPKVEKTLIEEDEQENDINYNYVSDKASKNVDICSTPACEFACRNIGYPGGKCDKGKCTCVSQATNTLKTITNCDEIACNIICADSGYVGGYCLNDECSCF, from the exons ATGTTTCACTTAGAGGGgattatttttatagcaatagTTTGCGCTGTGAACGCATCggttattgttaatatttataatgatg ATTTACAATCAACTACAACACAAAATCTTAAAGCCTGCAACTTGCACGAATGCGAACAGCTATGTCATCGTATCGGATTCCCTGGAGGAGCGTGTGTCAATAATCGCTGCAAATGTGACATAATAGAGAGGAAAG ATTTACAGCCTACTGCACAAAATCTTAATGCCTGCGACTTTCGCGAATGTGACCAACGATGTCGTCTTATCGGATTCCCTGGAGGCGCGTGTGTCAATAATCGCTGCAAGTGTGACATAATAAAGAGCAACG AATTAGAAAAAGACGATCAAGATCAAAGTGTACGTGGATGCAACGATGAGGAGTGTGACCAAATTTGTCAAAAACTGGGTTTACCTGGTGGGTTATGTATTGGTGACAGTTGCACTTGTAGAAGCTCCCTACAAAACAAAG GGTCAGAAGAAAGCGATTTTGTTCAAAATATGCGTCAATGTAACAACCAAGCCTGTGATCAACTCTGCCGTAGAATGGGTTTTAATGGTGGAGAATGTGTTGGCGATCATTGCAGTTGTGACAAGTTCCTGCATAGTAAAg TTCATTCAAAGTTAGAAAACAATGACTTTGACAGAAGTGTCCGTCAATGCAACAATCAGGCGTGTGATCAACTGTGCCGTAGAATGGGTTTTACTAGTGGTGTATGTGTTGATGATTGGTGCAGTTGTAAAAACTTTCTTCAAAGTAAAG GCTATTCAAAGTTAGAAGAAAACGACTTAGATCAAAGTCTACGTCAATGCAACGACCAAGAATGTGATCAactttgtcgtggtctgggttttGCTGGCGGCGTTTGTTTTGGTGACAGTTGTAGTTGTAATGGTCTCCTACGACCAAAAG ttgAAAAAACACTCATTGAGGAAGATGAACAAGAGAAtgatataaactataattacgTCAGCGACAAAGCAAGTAAGAATGTGGACATTTGCAGCACGCCCGCTTGCGAATTTGCATGTCGAAATATTGGCTACCCGGGGGGTAAATGCGACAAAGGAAAATGTACATGCGTTTCTCAAG CCACAAATACTTTGAAAACCATTACAAATTGCGACGAAATCGCTTGCAACATTATTTGTGCAGATTCGGGCTACGTCGGAGGCTACTGTCTAAACGACGAATGTTCGTGtttctaa
- the LOC123670296 gene encoding tenascin-like isoform X1 produces the protein MFHLEGIIFIAIVCAVNASVIVNIYNDDLQSTTTQNLKACNLHECEQLCHRIGFPGGACVNNRCKCDIIERKDLQPTAQNLNACDFRECDQRCRLIGFPGGACVNNRCKCDIIKSNELEKDDQDQSVRGCNDEECDQICQKLGLPGGLCIGDSCTCRSSLQNKGSEESDFVQNMRQCNNQACDQLCRRMGFNGGECVGDHCSCDKFLHSKVHSKLENNDFDRSVRQCNNQACDQLCRRMGFTSGVCVDDWCSCKNFLQSKGYSKLEENDLDQSLRQCNDQECDQLCRGLGFAGGVCFGDSCSCNGLLRPKVEKTLIEEDEQENDINYNYVSDKASKNVDICSTPACEFACRNIGYPGGKCDKGKCTCVSQVNKDEISRSFGYCDVVACNDMCHRLHYIGGMCQFDSCHCY, from the exons ATGTTTCACTTAGAGGGgattatttttatagcaatagTTTGCGCTGTGAACGCATCggttattgttaatatttataatgatg ATTTACAATCAACTACAACACAAAATCTTAAAGCCTGCAACTTGCACGAATGCGAACAGCTATGTCATCGTATCGGATTCCCTGGAGGAGCGTGTGTCAATAATCGCTGCAAATGTGACATAATAGAGAGGAAAG ATTTACAGCCTACTGCACAAAATCTTAATGCCTGCGACTTTCGCGAATGTGACCAACGATGTCGTCTTATCGGATTCCCTGGAGGCGCGTGTGTCAATAATCGCTGCAAGTGTGACATAATAAAGAGCAACG AATTAGAAAAAGACGATCAAGATCAAAGTGTACGTGGATGCAACGATGAGGAGTGTGACCAAATTTGTCAAAAACTGGGTTTACCTGGTGGGTTATGTATTGGTGACAGTTGCACTTGTAGAAGCTCCCTACAAAACAAAG GGTCAGAAGAAAGCGATTTTGTTCAAAATATGCGTCAATGTAACAACCAAGCCTGTGATCAACTCTGCCGTAGAATGGGTTTTAATGGTGGAGAATGTGTTGGCGATCATTGCAGTTGTGACAAGTTCCTGCATAGTAAAg TTCATTCAAAGTTAGAAAACAATGACTTTGACAGAAGTGTCCGTCAATGCAACAATCAGGCGTGTGATCAACTGTGCCGTAGAATGGGTTTTACTAGTGGTGTATGTGTTGATGATTGGTGCAGTTGTAAAAACTTTCTTCAAAGTAAAG GCTATTCAAAGTTAGAAGAAAACGACTTAGATCAAAGTCTACGTCAATGCAACGACCAAGAATGTGATCAactttgtcgtggtctgggttttGCTGGCGGCGTTTGTTTTGGTGACAGTTGTAGTTGTAATGGTCTCCTACGACCAAAAG ttgAAAAAACACTCATTGAGGAAGATGAACAAGAGAAtgatataaactataattacgTCAGCGACAAAGCAAGTAAGAATGTGGACATTTGCAGCACGCCCGCTTGCGAATTTGCATGTCGAAATATTGGCTACCCGGGGGGTAAATGCGACAAAGGAAAATGTACATGCGTTTCTCAAG TAAACAAAGATGAAATCTCACGCTCATTTGGGTATTGTGACGTCGTTGCATGTAACGACATGTGTCACCGACTGCACTACATCGGAGGAATGTGCCAATTTGATTCGTGTCATTGttattaa